One region of Labrus bergylta chromosome 23, fLabBer1.1, whole genome shotgun sequence genomic DNA includes:
- the LOC136177674 gene encoding NXPE family member 3-like, protein MKTGYNNVLKTEELKLFQRNVNLKVFIPASGPASVTVLPRRKGRPAVNQDSGKSGLSGYYYQGVWRSLGGFNVHQFNNDSAISQCLKGKVVHMYGDSTIRQWFEYLDASLPEAKAVNLNSPMQAGPYMIWENANKIMVTYRIHGLPLRISIIPTSKECYVSKELDTLVGGTNTVVVLGIWAHFSTFPIELYIRRLQSIRRAVVRLLNRAPGTLVVIRTGTLQAMHVGNVISNGDWFSFQVDKVLRAMFKGLKVQLVDAWDMVLAHHLPHNIHPKRPIIKNMVDVLLSYICPQKKR, encoded by the exons ATGAAAACAGGATATAATAATGTACTCAAGACCGAGGAGTTGAAGCTCTTTCAAAG GAATGTCAACCTGAAAGTCTTCATTCCGGCTTCAGGACCTGCCAGTGTCACTGTGTTGCCACGAAGGAAAG GGCGACCTGCAGTCAATCAAGACAGTGGGAAGTCTGGACTCTCTGGGTATTACTACCAGGGTGTGTGGCGATCACTAGGTGGCTTTAACGTTCACCAATTCAACAACGACTCTGCAATCAGCCAGTGTTTGAAAGGCAAGGTGGTCCACATGTATGGAGACTCAACCATCAGGCAGTGGTTTGAGTACCTCGACGCTTCACTTCCAG AGGCTAAGGCAGTAAACCTGAACAGTCCGATGCAAGCAGGACCTTACATGATATgggaaaatgcaaacaaaatcaTGGTAACGTACCGCATCCATGGGCTTCCTCTTCGGATTTCAATAATACCAACCAGTAAGGAGTGTTACGTTTCCAAAGAACTTGATACGCTGGTTGGTGGTACCAACACAGTTGTAGTTTTAGGAATCTGGGCCCATTTCAGCACTTTTCCAATTGAACTTTACATCAGACGGCTTCAGAGCATCCGCAGGGCAGTGGTCCGTCTGTTGAATAGGGCTCCTGGCACACTGGTGGTCATCAGAACTGGGACCCTCCAAGCTATGCACGTTGGTAATGTGATAAGCAATGGTGACTGGTTCTCGTTTCAGGTGGACAAGGTGCTCAGAGCCATGTTCAAAGGACTAAAAGTCCAACTGGTGGATGCATGGGATATGGTTCTTGCTCACCACTTGCCACACAACATTCATCCAAAACGTCCCATCATTAAGAATATGGTTGATGTTCTATTGTCCTACATATGCCCACAAAAGAAGAGATAG